The Henningerozyma blattae CBS 6284 chromosome 9, complete genome DNA segment attattattattattattattgctattattgttattgttattgctATTACTAGTACTATTACTACTAGCAGTAGAATTAttgttactattattactattattattagtattgatACGTGCATTAGCACTACTATTTGGCTGTGCTAAAATGATATCCACAGTATTTGTGTGATCATAAACTTGTAGAATTAAATTGCCTTCATAAAATTGAATGTTTGAATCACGTAAAACTTCCATTATTGCTTCTGGAATTCTTCCTCTTGCtacaaattctaaaaattcttttaaagtatcattgtttttattcaatatgAGACCGTCACTATTAATTTCAGGAgatttttgttgttgttgtacTCTCGTATTTGCAGGTGCACATATCTTATAATTATTCTcataaatatgaaattcGAAGCTAGGTCTATATTgctcatatttttttaaaatgtgaTCTGATTCTTcaacaaaattataaagTCTTTTTGGTTTTTCATTCACCgtatttaaaagatgaaaaaattgattttcaTAACTCTGTAATGCCCGCTGTTGcttttgttgttgtaatACCCTTTgttgtaataatatacGTTGTCTATGTTGTGCACTTAGATTCTGACCACTAGGAGGAATATTTGGGTTACTCGAAAGTTGGTGATTTACAGGATTTCCAATTGGTGAGCGAACAGCAGAAGCAGGTtgttgattattattaggaTGGTTATTTGAAGTCATAGAATGACTATTGATATTACTATTAACAGAAATTCCGGGTGTTGGAGAATTCATATTTACCGGAGTTCCCACTtgattactattattattagatgtcACAGGCTCCATTTTAACTGTAAAGcattaattataatatctATTTTGAGTATACAGCTGCAATTATTTATTGGGTATACTATGTCCCTGGTTGATCTGGTTTTACCTCAAATCTATGATTgtctattatttaatgttttttaCTGAATGATCTTTAACCGGGTTtagttaaaaattaatagagAAAGAGTTCAACAAATTCCTAATAAAATCCAAATAAGCAGTACAATAtatgatattgatataaaTACAATATCTTTTAGTTAGAACAGCagtttattttaaaaatcagCTCCACAATATTCTTgtagtttcttttttttttaaaaaaatataatttcaaatttaaacaaatttCATCGGTTAAAATTAAGCGACAGAAATTATCTGCAGATTATAAGAAAATGAACGGCTAGAAATTGAAGACACTTTGTAGCATTGACTTAAAGAAGATCACCTAATACTCTTCAGCTTTGAGTTAAAAAAGTAACAGGCCTAGAAATTACTAAATTCCTTCTTCTACTATTATATAGCAATAtagaaagattaaaaaaaagacaaatgAAACTAAAcaaaactaataatacttaTTCACCAGAAGGAATTAGTACttcttaaataaattaccTCCGATATTTTAGATGGTTACTATAGTCTTTAAAATGagataaatttaatgttAACAAAAGCAAATTATTTAGTACAATTCTATAATGGAGTAAAAcagatttaaataaatcttaCCATAAATCTTGAATAGCCATTACAGATGTCACCATACCAGCCAAACCAGTGCGGTCATCACCCgatttcaaatattgtaGGTTATTTAAGACAATATATGAATCTAAAGCATCCCAAACCAATTTTCTAATAGCTGCCTTTCTTTCTAATTTTGATTTCAccaataatttcttattttgaataattgactcctcatttttttctttagtCCCTTCCTCACCAGAAGTTTTAATCAATAGAGCCTCTTTCtctaaaatttcaatctTTTTGTTCGAGATATTGGCTTTTCTCAAATCCAAAACAATCCCACTGATTAAACCAAATAACCAAAGCCAATTTGTCCAACGAGGAATTTTCTTACCAGTTAAGTTATTGACAGGGactaatttaaagattcgcaataaattaatttgatcTAATGTTAAGTATCCTGCCATTGACAAATCCTTTATAATGCTACCAATCCTCAACACGTTGTCACTAgctaatttattatcaaatgcTCTAGAGGCTGCTTGTACATGGCTTAGTGGCTTAAAAAACCTCAAGACTTTTCTCATCATCACGAACTGTACTTGTAATTGCTTAGCAACACTGGAATGCTGACGGATAGCTATAAACCTACATAGATACTGCAGTAGCCGGAGGACTTTCTCTCTACCAACAGTTGTATCCAAGAACTTGAGAAGCCTTGTGATCGTGGGATGATAAACAATGGTATCGCAAACCATTTTAAATGTTGTATTGTGCAGTTTTAAGCTTAATCGTATTATAATAACTCGATGACGAAAATGTCTTTCCAGTATTTTGAAATGCGTAGTTCGTTAAAGGGATAAGCTTTTAAAACTTGGAAATCACTACCTATCTTCTTCTACCccatttattttcttcctTTATATATTACGCCTTGCCCTTTTACCCTATGCGTACCTTCTTGATGAGCTCTTTCCCTTTGTTG contains these protein-coding regions:
- the PEX11 gene encoding Pex11p (similar to Saccharomyces cerevisiae PEX11 (YOL147C); ancestral locus Anc_3.3), with the translated sequence MVCDTIVYHPTITRLLKFLDTTVGREKVLRLLQYLCRFIAIRQHSSVAKQLQVQFVMMRKVLRFFKPLSHVQAASRAFDNKLASDNVLRIGSIIKDLSMAGYLTLDQINLLRIFKLVPVNNLTGKKIPRWTNWLWLFGLISGIVLDLRKANISNKKIEILEKEALLIKTSGEEGTKEKNEESIIQNKKLLVKSKLERKAAIRKLVWDALDSYIVLNNLQYLKSGDDRTGLAGMVTSVMAIQDLW